A single genomic interval of Trinickia acidisoli harbors:
- a CDS encoding sugar ABC transporter ATP-binding protein, with translation MTPLISVNKLSKSFPGVRALHEVQFELAAGEVHALMGENGAGKSTLMKILAGVYTRDSGEILYDGRPVAFASPREAQAAGVGIIHQELQLMNHLTVAQNMFIGREPRARLRLLLDEDELNARAREILARMHVHLDPRTIVDTLTVASQQMIEIAKALSFDSRVLIMDEPTSALNDAEIAELFRIIRQLKARGVGIIYISHKMDELKQISDRVTVLRDGEYVATVATADTSVQAIIGMMVGRTLADVAPYQGRAHLGDIALEVKHLNAGPLVKDVSFTLRKGEILGFAGLMGAGRTEVARAVFGADPIESGEIFVKGVKAPIRKPSDAVAHSIGYLSEDRKRFGLATGMDVESNIVMSNLGKFLSLNLFLRRVRIRKAAAHFINLLAIRTPSATQPVRLLSGGNQQKVVIAKWLERNCDVLFFDEPTRGIDVGAKSEIYKLLRALAEQGKAIVMISSELPEILRMSDRIVVMCEGRVTGELSAGEATQERIMHLATQRETLRTA, from the coding sequence ATGACTCCGCTCATTTCCGTCAACAAGCTCAGCAAGAGCTTTCCCGGCGTGAGAGCGCTTCATGAAGTCCAATTCGAACTCGCGGCGGGAGAAGTGCACGCGCTGATGGGGGAAAACGGCGCAGGCAAGTCGACGCTGATGAAAATTCTCGCCGGCGTATATACCCGCGATTCAGGCGAAATTCTCTATGACGGCCGGCCCGTCGCGTTCGCGAGCCCGCGTGAGGCCCAAGCCGCGGGCGTCGGCATCATTCATCAGGAGCTTCAACTGATGAATCATTTGACCGTCGCGCAGAATATGTTCATCGGCCGCGAGCCGCGCGCTCGTTTGCGTCTGTTGCTCGACGAAGACGAACTCAATGCACGAGCGCGCGAGATCCTCGCCCGCATGCATGTGCATCTCGACCCACGCACCATCGTCGACACGCTTACTGTCGCCAGCCAGCAGATGATCGAGATCGCCAAGGCTTTGTCGTTCGATTCGCGTGTGCTCATCATGGACGAACCGACTTCCGCGCTCAATGACGCGGAGATCGCCGAACTCTTCCGAATCATTCGTCAATTGAAGGCGCGCGGAGTCGGGATCATCTACATCTCGCACAAGATGGATGAACTCAAGCAGATTTCCGATCGCGTCACCGTGTTGCGAGACGGCGAATACGTGGCCACCGTCGCCACCGCCGATACGAGCGTGCAGGCCATCATCGGCATGATGGTGGGAAGAACGCTTGCGGACGTCGCGCCTTATCAGGGTCGTGCGCATCTGGGTGACATCGCGCTCGAAGTGAAGCATCTGAACGCTGGTCCGCTCGTCAAGGACGTGAGCTTCACGTTGCGCAAAGGCGAGATTCTGGGGTTTGCCGGACTGATGGGCGCCGGCCGCACCGAGGTCGCGCGCGCCGTGTTCGGCGCCGACCCGATCGAATCCGGCGAAATCTTCGTCAAAGGCGTGAAGGCGCCGATCAGAAAACCGAGCGACGCCGTTGCGCACAGCATCGGTTATCTCTCCGAAGACCGCAAGCGCTTCGGCCTTGCGACAGGCATGGACGTCGAATCGAACATCGTCATGTCCAACCTCGGCAAATTCCTGTCGCTGAACCTGTTCCTGCGTCGCGTGCGGATACGCAAGGCGGCGGCACATTTCATCAATTTGCTCGCCATCCGCACGCCTTCTGCGACGCAGCCGGTTCGGCTGCTGTCGGGCGGCAACCAGCAGAAGGTCGTCATTGCGAAGTGGCTGGAGCGGAACTGCGACGTGCTCTTCTTCGACGAGCCGACACGCGGCATCGATGTCGGCGCCAAGAGCGAGATCTACAAGCTTTTGCGCGCGCTCGCGGAACAAGGCAAGGCAATCGTGATGATCTCGTCGGAACTTCCGGAAATCCTGCGCATGAGCGACCGGATCGTAGTGATGTGCGAAGGCCGTGTCACCGGCGAACTCTCCGCAGGCGAGGCAACGCAGGAGCGCATCATGCATCTCGCGACGCAGCGCGAAACCTTACGAACAGCATGA
- a CDS encoding amidase, whose translation MNVPQLNGLSAEALAQAIRGREIRAEAVMRATFDALASLNGPINAFVTHDREAALEAARRVDIAIQAGETLGELAGVPLAIKDNCLTTDFPSTAGSHVRGTDCAAQDATSVARLRAAGAIVVGKTNMHEWAYGATNAQSRYGACRNPWDTGRISGGSSGGSAAAVAARIVPAALGTDTGGSVRIPAAACGVSGIKPTHGLVSRHGVLPLAWSFDCVGPIARSAADLHLLLRVLAGPDAKDPTTEGACPPPRAARRLATLCGLRIGVLDGVGLETSADVGRCVNEALALLAADGAAIETRHPPDLASGFAAWKVIMHAEASAWHRNLLDRSGDAYSAAVRSRLEAGRSISAVDYLRAQQYRNAFLEQCGTALGDCDAWVLPTLPIVAPLADETDVTLGDTRVSVQDAMTRMPWLANFTGMPCVSLPCGIGEAGAPVGLSLLGRPGTDFALLEIGIRFQQLSEWHTRGPAQVHAEKALAIATGDSR comes from the coding sequence ATGAACGTCCCGCAACTGAATGGCTTGAGCGCCGAAGCGCTTGCGCAAGCGATCCGCGGCAGGGAGATTCGCGCGGAAGCGGTCATGCGCGCAACGTTCGATGCACTGGCGAGCCTGAATGGACCGATCAACGCTTTCGTCACTCATGATCGCGAAGCTGCGCTCGAGGCGGCGCGTCGCGTCGACATCGCGATTCAAGCGGGCGAAACGCTCGGCGAGCTGGCGGGCGTTCCGCTCGCAATCAAGGACAACTGCTTGACGACGGATTTTCCGAGCACGGCCGGCTCGCACGTGCGTGGGACCGACTGCGCGGCACAGGACGCGACCTCGGTGGCTCGGTTGCGCGCCGCGGGCGCGATCGTCGTCGGCAAGACGAACATGCACGAATGGGCCTATGGCGCGACTAATGCCCAGTCGCGTTACGGAGCATGCCGCAATCCCTGGGACACGGGCAGGATCTCCGGCGGATCGAGCGGCGGCTCGGCCGCCGCCGTCGCCGCGCGCATCGTGCCGGCCGCGCTCGGCACGGACACGGGCGGCTCGGTGCGTATTCCGGCCGCCGCCTGCGGCGTGAGCGGGATCAAACCGACACACGGGCTCGTCAGCCGTCATGGCGTGCTGCCGCTTGCGTGGTCGTTCGACTGCGTGGGCCCGATCGCCCGCTCCGCCGCGGATCTCCACTTGCTGCTGCGCGTACTGGCGGGACCGGACGCCAAGGACCCGACGACCGAGGGCGCGTGCCCGCCGCCTCGCGCCGCGCGCCGCCTCGCTACGTTGTGCGGGCTGCGTATCGGCGTGCTTGACGGCGTCGGACTCGAAACGAGCGCCGACGTCGGACGATGTGTGAACGAAGCGCTCGCATTGCTGGCTGCGGACGGCGCCGCGATCGAGACGCGCCATCCGCCCGATCTGGCAAGCGGCTTTGCGGCCTGGAAGGTCATCATGCATGCCGAAGCCAGCGCATGGCACCGAAACTTGCTCGACCGTTCGGGTGACGCATATTCCGCGGCGGTGCGCAGCCGCCTGGAGGCAGGGCGTTCGATCAGCGCGGTCGATTACTTGCGCGCGCAACAATATCGCAACGCCTTCCTCGAGCAGTGCGGCACTGCGCTCGGCGACTGCGATGCGTGGGTGTTGCCGACGTTGCCGATCGTCGCGCCGCTCGCGGACGAAACCGATGTGACGCTCGGCGACACCCGGGTCAGCGTGCAGGACGCAATGACGCGCATGCCGTGGCTGGCGAACTTCACCGGCATGCCTTGCGTCAGCCTGCCATGCGGTATCGGCGAAGCGGGGGCGCCGGTCGGCCTATCGTTGCTCGGACGGCCAGGGACCGATTTCGCATTGCTCGAAATCGGCATACGCTTTCAGCAATTGAGCGAGTGGCACACGCGCGGCCCGGCACAGGTTCACGCTGAGAAGGCGCTTGCCATCGCGACAGGAGATAGCAGATGA
- a CDS encoding alpha/beta fold hydrolase: MTSTPFLVFDLGDFKLQKGGTLRAAKLAYTTHGTLNTARDNAIVAPVWFAGTHDMNTWLIGPGEPLDPERYFVIVPNLFGNGLSSSPSNTPAPFDGPRFPAVTMVDNVRAQHELVTRHLGVKHIELVTGSSMGAMQAFHWAALYPDLVRRIAPFCGAARCSRHNQVFLEGVRAALTADAAFARGAYTTRPERGLRAMGRVYAGWALSQAFYREGLDLTALGYSSLEDFIIGFWESAFLDVDANDLLAMLWTWQHGDIGDNEHYRGDFKRALQEIRARAFVMPSQTDLYFPPEDSEIEVAHMRNAQLHVIPSIWGHMAGGPALNPVDAAFIKQKLMELLRD, from the coding sequence ATGACATCGACTCCTTTTCTCGTCTTCGATCTCGGTGATTTCAAGCTGCAAAAGGGCGGCACGCTGCGCGCGGCGAAACTCGCATACACGACCCACGGCACGCTGAACACCGCGCGCGACAATGCCATCGTCGCGCCGGTATGGTTTGCCGGTACGCACGACATGAATACATGGCTCATTGGTCCGGGCGAGCCGCTCGACCCCGAGCGGTACTTCGTGATCGTGCCGAACTTGTTCGGTAACGGGCTGTCTTCGTCGCCGAGCAATACGCCTGCGCCGTTCGATGGGCCGCGCTTCCCGGCCGTGACGATGGTGGACAACGTGCGTGCGCAGCACGAACTCGTGACCCGGCATCTCGGCGTCAAGCATATCGAGCTGGTGACCGGATCGTCGATGGGCGCCATGCAAGCGTTTCATTGGGCGGCGCTTTATCCCGACTTGGTTCGCAGGATCGCGCCGTTCTGCGGCGCCGCTCGCTGTTCCCGCCATAATCAGGTGTTTCTCGAAGGGGTGCGGGCGGCGCTTACGGCGGACGCGGCGTTTGCGCGAGGGGCGTACACGACGCGCCCGGAGCGCGGGCTGCGTGCGATGGGGCGCGTATATGCCGGCTGGGCGCTATCGCAAGCGTTCTATCGCGAAGGTCTCGACCTGACGGCGCTCGGCTACTCGTCGCTCGAAGACTTCATCATCGGATTCTGGGAAAGTGCTTTTCTCGACGTCGACGCCAACGACCTATTGGCAATGCTATGGACGTGGCAGCATGGCGATATCGGCGACAACGAGCACTATCGCGGCGACTTCAAAAGGGCACTGCAGGAGATTCGCGCGCGAGCGTTCGTGATGCCGTCGCAAACGGATCTGTATTTTCCGCCGGAAGATAGCGAGATCGAAGTCGCGCACATGCGCAATGCTCAACTGCACGTCATTCCGTCGATATGGGGGCATATGGCTGGCGGCCCAGCGCTCAACCCCGTGGACGCAGCGTTCATCAAGCAGAAACTCATGGAGCTTCTTCGAGATTAA
- a CDS encoding L-fuconate dehydratase — translation MTTITRLSVRDIRFPTSRSLDGSDAMNAAPDYSATYVTLETDSPRQFTGHGLTFTIGRGNEICVTAVNALMPLIVGKRLEDITANMGAFWRAFTSDSQLRWIGPDKGAIHLATAAVVNGVWDLWAKSVGKPVWKLLVDMSPEELVRCLDFRYVTDAITPYEALAMLHRHAKTKGARERGILAQGYPAYTTSAGWLGYDDDKIRRLAREGVALGWTHFKQKVGGDLDEDVRRARVLREEIGENLKLMMDANQVWDVDEAVANMRRLAEFDPWWIEEPTSPDDILGHATIRQRLGGIGVATGEHCHNRVMFKQLLQAHAIDFCQVDACRLGGLNEVIVVLLMAAKFGVPVCPHAGGVGLCEYVQHISLIDYICVSASLENRVLEYVDHLHEHFVDPVMIRNGRYMPPRQPGYSIEMKLDSLEKYAFPEGEAWRP, via the coding sequence ATGACCACGATCACAAGGCTGTCCGTTCGGGATATCCGGTTTCCCACTTCGCGTTCGCTCGACGGCTCCGACGCGATGAACGCGGCGCCCGATTACTCCGCCACTTACGTCACGCTCGAAACCGATTCGCCCCGCCAGTTCACGGGACACGGTCTTACGTTCACGATCGGGCGCGGCAATGAAATCTGCGTGACGGCCGTCAATGCGCTGATGCCGCTCATCGTCGGCAAGCGTCTCGAAGACATTACCGCGAATATGGGCGCATTCTGGCGCGCGTTCACGTCCGACAGCCAATTGCGCTGGATCGGCCCGGACAAAGGCGCGATTCATCTGGCTACGGCGGCCGTCGTGAATGGCGTTTGGGATCTGTGGGCGAAGTCGGTTGGTAAGCCGGTGTGGAAGCTGCTCGTCGATATGAGCCCCGAAGAACTTGTGCGCTGCTTGGATTTTCGCTACGTAACAGATGCGATCACCCCTTACGAAGCGTTAGCCATGCTGCACCGCCACGCGAAAACCAAGGGCGCGCGCGAAAGGGGCATACTCGCGCAAGGTTATCCCGCCTATACGACCTCGGCCGGCTGGCTTGGCTACGACGACGACAAGATCCGGCGTCTCGCGCGCGAAGGCGTTGCGCTGGGCTGGACGCATTTCAAGCAGAAAGTAGGCGGCGATCTCGACGAAGACGTGCGGCGGGCCCGCGTTCTGCGGGAGGAAATCGGCGAGAACCTGAAGCTGATGATGGACGCCAATCAGGTGTGGGACGTCGACGAAGCGGTTGCGAACATGCGGCGTCTAGCGGAATTCGACCCATGGTGGATCGAGGAGCCGACAAGCCCCGACGATATTCTCGGTCATGCGACGATACGCCAGCGCCTGGGAGGGATTGGAGTCGCGACGGGCGAGCACTGTCACAATCGCGTGATGTTCAAGCAGTTGTTGCAGGCGCACGCGATCGACTTCTGTCAGGTGGACGCTTGCCGGTTAGGCGGCCTGAACGAAGTGATCGTCGTGCTGCTGATGGCGGCGAAGTTCGGCGTGCCCGTCTGTCCGCACGCGGGCGGCGTCGGATTGTGCGAGTACGTGCAGCACATTTCGCTGATCGACTATATCTGCGTGTCGGCGTCGCTCGAGAACCGCGTGCTCGAGTATGTCGACCATCTGCACGAGCATTTCGTCGATCCGGTCATGATCCGCAATGGCCGGTATATGCCGCCTCGGCAGCCGGGTTACAGCATTGAAATGAAGCTCGACTCGCTCGAGAAGTACGCTTTCCCCGAAGGCGAAGCGTGGCGGCCTTAG
- a CDS encoding ABC transporter ATP-binding protein: protein MFSISNASGGYGGTPILHRVSLEVRNGEMVGLLGRNGVGKTTLMQYAMGLLAGKQSGEVSLRGERLGSSPELRARKGLGYVPQGRRVFARLSVAENVAVAAYACGYPRAAAVAAFFETFPMLREHAQVLAGKLSGGQQQILAIGRALATRPAVLLLDEPTEGVQPSIVDDIAGILARLNRETGLAMLIAEQDLDFCLSIASRAYVMDHGTVARECTRDDLLGDKALLHELLAV from the coding sequence ATGTTCTCGATATCTAATGCAAGCGGCGGCTACGGTGGCACGCCCATTCTTCACCGCGTCTCGCTGGAGGTCCGAAACGGCGAGATGGTCGGTCTGCTCGGCCGCAACGGCGTTGGCAAGACGACCCTGATGCAGTACGCGATGGGGCTGCTCGCAGGCAAACAGAGCGGCGAAGTCAGCTTGCGCGGCGAGCGCCTGGGATCTTCGCCCGAGCTGCGCGCACGCAAGGGCCTGGGCTATGTGCCGCAGGGGCGCCGCGTATTCGCGCGGCTCTCCGTGGCCGAGAACGTTGCCGTCGCCGCATACGCCTGCGGTTATCCGCGTGCCGCGGCGGTCGCTGCATTTTTCGAAACATTCCCCATGTTGCGCGAGCACGCTCAGGTGCTCGCCGGCAAGCTGAGCGGCGGGCAGCAGCAGATTCTCGCGATCGGGCGGGCGCTTGCCACGCGTCCGGCCGTGCTCTTGCTCGACGAGCCGACCGAGGGCGTCCAGCCTTCGATCGTCGATGACATCGCCGGCATTCTCGCGCGGCTCAATCGCGAAACGGGGCTGGCGATGCTGATAGCCGAGCAGGATCTCGACTTCTGTCTGTCGATCGCATCGCGCGCGTATGTGATGGACCACGGCACTGTCGCACGTGAGTGCACGCGCGACGATCTGCTCGGCGACAAGGCGCTGCTGCATGAGCTGCTTGCCGTTTGA
- a CDS encoding ANTAR domain-containing response regulator has translation MSWDPPSYRSLARAFVVVIHPDDEDCTALCQQLRRIGCRVTAMWPPPAMLPARADVVFYLEDPAGRHRHLWHAEPVSAVRVAVIAYENPVVLEAIAAANAHAVVSKPIRTFGILASVFVACTLSRYEEKLLARIARLDDTLKSRRLIERATRVLSARLELSEDAAYAAMRAEAMARQMSISAMAESIINAEGLLAPKERKHD, from the coding sequence ATGTCATGGGATCCACCTTCATACCGGTCGCTGGCGCGAGCGTTCGTCGTCGTGATCCATCCCGACGACGAAGACTGTACCGCGCTGTGCCAGCAGTTGCGCCGCATTGGCTGCCGCGTGACGGCAATGTGGCCGCCGCCGGCCATGCTGCCTGCGCGTGCGGACGTCGTGTTCTACCTCGAAGACCCAGCCGGCAGACATCGCCATCTGTGGCACGCGGAGCCCGTGTCCGCCGTGCGCGTCGCGGTCATTGCCTATGAGAACCCGGTGGTTCTCGAAGCGATCGCCGCGGCTAATGCACATGCGGTAGTCAGCAAGCCGATACGCACGTTCGGCATTCTCGCGAGCGTGTTCGTGGCGTGCACGCTTTCTCGTTACGAGGAAAAGCTGCTTGCACGTATCGCCCGTCTCGACGACACGCTCAAGTCGCGCCGTCTGATCGAGCGGGCCACGCGCGTGCTCTCGGCGCGGCTGGAACTGAGCGAGGACGCCGCCTACGCGGCAATGCGCGCCGAAGCCATGGCGCGCCAAATGTCCATTTCGGCGATGGCCGAATCGATCATCAACGCCGAGGGCCTTCTTGCGCCAAAGGAACGCAAGCATGACTGA
- a CDS encoding transporter substrate-binding domain-containing protein, with the protein MNDAPISTLAARTVEETGIAVGVLFAQSGHMAVTEEAMLRGTLIAIDEINGAGGIEGRMLIPYIESPLDDHINYRDLATKLIVHDHVSAIFGCCSSASRKAVLPVVERHDTLLFYPSVYEGFEYSPNVIYSGPTPSQSVVPLLEYLFSTCGRKVFLIGSNYVFAREINRITREFLEESEAIVAGELYLDFSPSAAQLRVAVEQVAKARADLILSTVVGEDTAALLNACNAHGIRASSTPVATLTAGEGELARAVPRAREGVLTANPYFPAIDTPENRAFVERYQQRYGLAEWPSMYAASAYSQVHLFALGVRQAGATDTGAVLAALQGARLGTPHGEIVVDAENNHVSLQPRIGRARPDGSFEIIWEAQSAVQPDPYLVSYNRHVR; encoded by the coding sequence ATGAATGACGCTCCGATTTCCACGCTTGCAGCGCGTACGGTCGAGGAAACCGGCATCGCCGTCGGGGTCTTGTTTGCGCAGAGCGGACATATGGCGGTCACTGAGGAAGCGATGCTGCGCGGCACTTTGATTGCGATCGACGAGATCAACGGTGCCGGCGGCATCGAAGGGCGGATGCTGATTCCCTATATCGAGTCGCCGCTCGACGATCACATCAACTATCGCGACCTAGCGACGAAATTGATCGTTCACGATCACGTCAGCGCGATCTTCGGCTGCTGTTCGTCGGCGAGCCGCAAAGCCGTGTTGCCCGTAGTCGAGCGGCACGATACGCTGCTGTTCTACCCTTCTGTGTACGAAGGATTCGAGTACTCGCCGAACGTGATCTACAGTGGCCCCACGCCGAGCCAGTCAGTCGTGCCGCTGCTCGAATATCTGTTCAGCACCTGCGGCCGCAAGGTGTTCTTGATCGGCTCCAATTACGTGTTCGCGCGAGAAATCAACCGCATCACACGCGAGTTTCTCGAAGAGAGCGAGGCGATCGTCGCCGGTGAGCTGTATCTGGATTTTTCACCGAGTGCCGCTCAGTTGCGCGTCGCGGTGGAGCAGGTGGCCAAGGCCCGCGCGGACTTGATCCTTTCGACGGTCGTCGGCGAGGACACTGCCGCGCTGCTCAATGCCTGCAACGCGCATGGCATACGGGCGAGCAGCACGCCAGTCGCGACGCTCACCGCCGGCGAAGGCGAGCTTGCGCGCGCCGTACCTCGCGCGCGCGAAGGCGTGCTGACCGCCAATCCCTACTTTCCCGCGATCGATACGCCGGAGAATCGCGCGTTCGTCGAACGCTATCAACAGCGCTATGGTCTCGCCGAATGGCCGTCGATGTATGCCGCGAGCGCCTACTCCCAGGTGCATCTGTTCGCCTTGGGCGTGAGGCAGGCCGGTGCGACCGACACCGGCGCGGTGCTTGCGGCGCTGCAAGGCGCACGTCTCGGAACGCCGCACGGAGAGATCGTCGTCGACGCGGAGAACAACCACGTGTCGTTGCAGCCGCGCATCGGCCGCGCGCGGCCCGACGGGAGCTTCGAGATCATTTGGGAGGCGCAATCGGCCGTGCAACCCGATCCGTATCTCGTCAGCTACAACCGCCACGTCCGCTAA
- a CDS encoding amidase, giving the protein MTEQYDRYGFDRRVCVHPPLDSGPLRGLRIAVKDVFDIAGHVSGAGNPDFARTAQPATTHAAAVAKLLDAGATIIGKTLCDELAFSITGRNIHYGTPLNTQAPDRLPGGSSSGSAAIVAAGLADAALGTDTSGSVRLPASWCGLYGMRPTWGAIDTTGIVPLAPSFDTVGWFAREPRMLKCLGNVLLPARRHAPRRDAVSGYRLAIASDAFALLDPGVAQSLNFALMLVRDSFDACAEICLSVDSLDAWAQTYRVAQSLEVWAAHGEWYTAQRPRFDSAIEARLRACRELHAEPPASHAATLADVRERIADAVSPSTILCIPSAPGIAPLRDASAETLDLQRARILALTCIAGLGGLPQITLPIARHAKCPIGLSLIGPRGSDRDLLDIAMRLPASSLPHELAWTA; this is encoded by the coding sequence ATGACTGAACAGTACGACCGTTACGGCTTCGACCGGCGAGTATGCGTTCACCCACCGCTCGACAGCGGGCCGTTGCGTGGCCTTCGAATCGCCGTCAAGGACGTGTTCGATATTGCAGGCCATGTCAGCGGCGCCGGCAATCCGGATTTCGCGCGCACGGCGCAACCCGCTACGACCCATGCGGCTGCTGTTGCGAAGCTGCTCGACGCCGGCGCGACGATCATCGGTAAGACGCTCTGCGATGAGCTCGCATTTTCGATAACGGGCCGCAATATCCACTATGGAACGCCGCTGAATACGCAGGCGCCCGATCGCCTGCCGGGCGGCTCGTCGAGCGGATCGGCGGCAATCGTCGCAGCGGGATTGGCCGACGCGGCGCTTGGCACCGATACCTCCGGTTCGGTTCGCTTGCCGGCGTCCTGGTGTGGCCTGTACGGCATGCGGCCGACCTGGGGCGCGATCGATACCACGGGTATCGTGCCGCTTGCGCCTAGCTTCGATACGGTAGGGTGGTTCGCGCGCGAGCCCCGCATGCTGAAATGTCTCGGCAACGTGCTGCTGCCGGCGAGGAGACACGCACCACGCCGCGACGCAGTGTCGGGCTACCGCCTCGCGATCGCGAGCGACGCCTTCGCGTTGCTCGATCCCGGCGTGGCGCAATCGTTGAATTTCGCGCTGATGCTGGTGCGCGACAGCTTCGACGCATGCGCGGAGATATGCCTAAGTGTCGATAGCCTCGATGCGTGGGCGCAAACGTATCGCGTTGCGCAGTCGCTTGAAGTCTGGGCGGCGCACGGTGAGTGGTACACCGCGCAGCGCCCCCGTTTCGACAGCGCGATCGAGGCGCGCTTGCGGGCGTGCCGCGAGCTCCATGCCGAGCCGCCCGCGAGCCACGCGGCCACACTGGCCGACGTGCGCGAACGTATTGCCGATGCGGTGTCGCCTTCAACGATTCTGTGCATACCCAGCGCACCCGGCATCGCGCCGTTGCGCGACGCATCGGCCGAGACACTCGACCTGCAGCGCGCGCGCATTCTCGCGCTGACATGCATCGCCGGCCTCGGCGGCCTGCCGCAGATCACGCTGCCGATCGCGCGTCACGCGAAGTGTCCGATCGGCCTATCGCTGATCGGCCCACGCGGAAGCGATCGCGATTTGCTCGACATTGCGATGCGCTTGCCTGCCTCCTCATTGCCGCATGAGCTCGCATGGACCGCTTAG
- a CDS encoding GntR family transcriptional regulator, with amino-acid sequence MLACLLKIKHAVSFLPDVSSAVRNPYVALQKVSGGERGSLTDTVEQALREAIVTLALEPGMMIDKMAICERMGVSRFPVSAALARLAHAGLVEVLPQRGTRVKPIALDDIRQHLFIRSALEVETVRGVALMRDRATIDALAENLSQQSKVAGNGQRLAFHKLDLVFHEILLDAVNLPRVKEIVAVSRNALDRARQLLASPERLVHTLDEHERIFEAICAGNADAAAKAMHEHLDQVVAELHRSAKERPDLFAS; translated from the coding sequence ATGCTAGCATGTCTCTTGAAAATCAAGCACGCTGTGAGCTTTTTACCCGATGTATCGAGTGCCGTCCGCAATCCTTATGTCGCACTGCAAAAGGTGAGCGGTGGCGAACGCGGCAGCCTGACCGACACGGTTGAACAGGCGCTGAGAGAAGCGATCGTGACGCTTGCGCTGGAACCCGGAATGATGATCGACAAGATGGCGATCTGCGAACGGATGGGGGTATCGCGCTTTCCCGTTTCCGCCGCGCTGGCGAGGCTTGCCCATGCCGGCCTCGTCGAAGTGTTGCCGCAGCGCGGCACGCGCGTCAAACCGATCGCGCTCGACGACATCCGCCAGCATTTGTTCATCCGTAGCGCGCTCGAAGTCGAAACGGTACGCGGTGTCGCGCTGATGCGAGACCGGGCCACGATCGATGCACTGGCCGAGAATCTCAGTCAGCAGAGTAAGGTTGCCGGGAACGGCCAGCGCCTTGCTTTTCATAAGCTCGATCTGGTCTTTCATGAAATCCTGCTCGATGCGGTGAATCTGCCGCGAGTAAAGGAAATCGTCGCGGTATCACGTAACGCGCTGGATCGCGCAAGGCAATTGCTGGCAAGTCCCGAGCGGCTCGTGCACACGCTCGACGAGCACGAACGTATTTTCGAGGCCATTTGCGCCGGCAACGCCGACGCGGCGGCAAAGGCGATGCACGAGCATCTCGATCAGGTGGTGGCGGAGTTGCATCGGTCCGCGAAAGAACGGCCGGATCTTTTCGCATCCTAG